The following are from one region of the Rhodopirellula sp. P2 genome:
- a CDS encoding pilus assembly FimT family protein has product MMTLATNLLKAKRSRNCPTRATREASPVLKCPCKTGFSLLELMIVLTIMVGIGAVAWPSLRRPMADSSVQQAANLLRAEISDCRQTAAIQGEPRLMRFNANQPLVTSGHWSDLVAEQLTDNRSPSGTEAEHELNAWELPVDIVIDEVQLDQTAYVVADETSMPSDVIDLETSTWYLPFLPSGQTRAAIIVLRDTATNSRVAIEIEAVTGMMRTARLSPAAPDDASVTAPLPPSDGELSN; this is encoded by the coding sequence ATGATGACATTGGCAACCAACCTGCTGAAGGCGAAGAGGAGTCGGAATTGTCCGACTCGAGCGACGCGTGAGGCCTCGCCCGTTTTGAAATGTCCCTGCAAGACCGGCTTCTCGCTGCTGGAGCTCATGATCGTCTTGACGATCATGGTTGGGATCGGTGCTGTCGCGTGGCCGAGCTTGCGAAGGCCGATGGCGGACAGCAGTGTGCAGCAAGCCGCCAATCTCTTGCGGGCCGAAATCTCCGATTGCCGACAAACCGCGGCAATCCAAGGGGAGCCGCGTTTGATGCGATTCAATGCCAACCAGCCGCTCGTCACATCGGGACACTGGTCCGACCTGGTCGCCGAACAATTGACCGACAATCGTTCGCCAAGTGGCACGGAAGCGGAACACGAGCTGAATGCTTGGGAACTTCCGGTCGACATCGTGATTGACGAAGTTCAATTGGATCAAACCGCCTACGTCGTCGCTGATGAAACGTCGATGCCGTCGGACGTGATCGATCTTGAGACGTCGACTTGGTACCTGCCGTTCTTGCCCAGCGGCCAAACGAGAGCGGCCATCATCGTGCTGCGTGACACAGCCACCAACAGTCGCGTGGCCATCGAAATCGAAGCGGTCACAGGGATGATGCGAACCGCGCGGTTGTCACCCGCGGCACCGGACGATGCGTCGGTGACCGCTCCGCTACCGCCTAGCGACGGGGAGCTTTCCAATTGA
- the gspG gene encoding type II secretion system major pseudopilin GspG codes for MRRRSTPKRSGFTLLELMIVLIILVGLIAMVGPRLLGSQQKADIRTAEVQIGNLASALKMYVVDMKVFPATEDGLEALLKAPDDERLARKWAGPYIDGSKLPLDPWGNDFEYEFDAVEGGSDSSQPAFPRIFSVGPDAQAGTDDDIGNQPAEGEEESELSDSSDA; via the coding sequence ATGAGACGTCGAAGCACTCCCAAACGCAGCGGTTTCACGCTGTTGGAATTGATGATCGTGTTGATCATCTTGGTCGGATTGATCGCCATGGTGGGACCCCGATTGCTGGGGTCGCAACAGAAGGCGGACATCCGAACGGCGGAGGTCCAAATCGGTAACTTGGCCTCGGCACTGAAAATGTACGTGGTTGATATGAAGGTGTTCCCCGCGACCGAAGACGGCTTGGAAGCGTTGTTGAAAGCACCCGATGATGAGCGTCTCGCTCGCAAGTGGGCAGGCCCTTACATCGATGGCAGCAAGCTTCCGCTTGATCCTTGGGGCAACGACTTCGAATATGAATTCGATGCCGTCGAAGGTGGCAGCGATAGCTCGCAACCTGCTTTCCCGCGTATCTTCTCAGTGGGCCCCGACGCTCAAGCGGGGACCGATGATGACATTGGCAACCAACCTGCTGAAGGCGAAGAGGAGTCGGAATTGTCCGACTCGAGCGACGCGTGA
- a CDS encoding pilus assembly FimT family protein — MNPRRKPHSGLSLMEMVLATALLASSGVALFTLVGQATQLARRAEERTVALQMAQSTMDEFLATGSNAELEMEGSFPSDPRWRYRIELSDVEATEQNESRLKRIVVSIDRANERGGASSNSADTAIVSLVRWTRATQPLSQSTSDSASPEPTDALPPTSLMQADSITP, encoded by the coding sequence TTGAATCCTCGACGCAAGCCACACAGCGGTCTCTCTTTGATGGAAATGGTCCTGGCCACCGCGTTGCTTGCCAGCAGCGGTGTCGCACTGTTCACGTTGGTGGGACAAGCGACCCAATTGGCGCGACGGGCCGAAGAGCGAACGGTGGCGCTGCAGATGGCCCAGTCCACGATGGACGAATTTCTTGCGACTGGTTCGAACGCTGAGTTGGAAATGGAGGGCAGTTTCCCGTCCGACCCGCGTTGGCGCTATCGAATCGAACTGTCGGATGTCGAGGCAACCGAACAAAACGAATCCAGGCTGAAGCGAATCGTCGTTTCCATTGATCGTGCCAACGAACGGGGCGGGGCGTCGTCGAACTCGGCTGACACCGCCATCGTGAGTCTGGTCCGCTGGACAAGAGCAACGCAGCCGCTCAGCCAATCAACGAGCGATTCGGCATCACCGGAGCCAACAGACGCACTGCCACCGACAAGTTTGATGCAGGCGGATTCAATCACGCCATGA
- a CDS encoding type II secretion system F family protein has protein sequence MPDFAYVAKTATGERREGTIAAQTRRAAMQRLRQQTLYPVSVSDVKPAMGDVTQFQLPQRIKKEQIADLCTQLADLLNNGVPMLEALSILGEVTINPRLQDAAKRIHDAVAEGATLDQAMAAEPAIFSELTLSMVRAGQEGAFLEESLQRTSVFLCKQDEMRSKIVSALAYPIILGVVGTLITSLMMVFLVPKFQPFFDRLEATGSGLPLITVLLLAVSHTLLNYGLLLPIPVIAIVFGVKKYLASDSGRTTWDTWKLKIPVLGDIFHDAAVSRACRVLGTLLRNGVPLLKSLKISSESTGNRLLQQAMLKSAENITTGDTLAKPLAASGLIPPQVMAMIRIAEESNTLDDVLVKIADRIDGKVERQLEVMVRMIEPLMLVLIGGMVMFVIVGVLLPVFDLNSTVN, from the coding sequence ATGCCAGACTTCGCATATGTCGCAAAAACTGCGACGGGAGAACGGCGGGAAGGTACCATCGCCGCCCAGACACGCCGGGCAGCGATGCAACGATTGCGTCAGCAAACGCTGTACCCCGTCAGTGTTTCCGATGTGAAGCCTGCGATGGGAGACGTCACCCAGTTCCAGTTGCCCCAGCGCATCAAGAAGGAACAGATCGCGGATCTGTGTACCCAACTGGCGGACCTCCTGAACAATGGCGTCCCCATGTTGGAGGCCCTGTCGATTCTGGGCGAAGTCACGATCAACCCGCGACTCCAAGACGCTGCCAAGCGGATCCACGACGCTGTTGCCGAAGGGGCAACCCTCGACCAAGCGATGGCAGCCGAACCCGCCATCTTTTCGGAATTGACGCTCAGCATGGTCCGGGCCGGGCAAGAGGGGGCGTTCTTAGAAGAGTCGCTCCAACGAACCAGTGTGTTCTTGTGCAAGCAAGATGAAATGCGTTCCAAGATCGTCAGTGCTTTGGCCTACCCAATCATTCTGGGCGTCGTCGGAACCTTGATCACATCCTTGATGATGGTCTTTTTGGTTCCCAAGTTCCAACCGTTCTTTGATCGGTTGGAGGCCACCGGGTCCGGTCTGCCACTGATCACGGTGTTGTTGCTGGCGGTCAGTCACACATTGCTCAACTACGGGTTGCTGTTACCCATTCCAGTCATTGCGATTGTGTTTGGGGTGAAGAAATACTTGGCCTCCGACAGCGGACGCACAACCTGGGACACCTGGAAGTTGAAGATCCCCGTGCTGGGTGACATCTTTCACGACGCCGCTGTTTCCCGCGCGTGTCGCGTGTTGGGGACGTTGCTTCGCAATGGCGTGCCACTGCTGAAATCACTGAAAATCAGCAGTGAGTCGACCGGCAATCGACTGTTGCAGCAGGCCATGCTGAAGTCGGCTGAGAACATCACCACCGGTGATACCTTGGCAAAGCCATTGGCCGCGAGTGGATTGATTCCGCCTCAGGTCATGGCGATGATTCGCATCGCAGAAGAATCCAACACGCTCGACGATGTGCTGGTCAAAATTGCCGACCGCATCGACGGCAAAGTGGAACGTCAACTGGAAGTGATGGTTCGAATGATCGAACCATTGATGCTGGTGTTGATTGGTGGCATGGTCATGTTTGTGATCGTGGGCGTGTTGCTGCCAGTCTTCGATTTAAATTCAACGGTTAACTAA
- a CDS encoding GspE/PulE family protein, translating into MITQIDGIAPALSALQLRQVADSLRDRSELGTLAIQWDFESDVALLAETARVMGLEWLDAEEVEVDPAALDGFPLKMIHRYEVFPLERNENWIRLAVSNPFSFGAFDTIATALSLEVRPVVATPETVRQLIKQNLGVGAETIDGLIAMQRQQSGDVQMLEELQLDGSEDAEAAAQASVVRLVNEILSEAVETRASDIHIEAQENRLKLRYRIDGVLQRQSVPQEMNQFQAAIVSRLKIMSKMNIAEKRVPQDGRIKLRVAGREVDLRVSIIPMLHGEGVVMRVLDKSNLSLSLRDIGMPEDTYQKYQKLIRMPHGIVLVTGPTGSGKTTTLYSSLNEIKSEDTKIITTEDPIEYQLEGINQIQVQQKVGLTFAACLRAILRHDPDVVLIGEIRDLETAENATQASLTGHMVFSTLHTNDAAGSFMRLCDMGVEPFLVASTVEGVMAQRLVRRLCSSCRQEYTPNVAELPDDFPLEKLNGPLYQPQGCEQCRGTGYKGRMGIYELLVTNEKIRDLATQRAASNLIKKAAIEAGMQTLRSDGWEKVCSGLTTVDEVLRVTKAD; encoded by the coding sequence ATGATTACACAAATCGACGGAATCGCACCCGCCCTGAGCGCCCTGCAACTTCGGCAAGTCGCCGATTCGCTTCGAGACCGAAGTGAATTGGGCACCCTGGCCATCCAGTGGGACTTTGAAAGTGACGTCGCGTTGTTGGCGGAAACCGCACGCGTGATGGGCTTGGAATGGCTCGACGCAGAAGAAGTGGAAGTGGACCCGGCGGCTTTGGATGGCTTCCCGCTGAAGATGATTCACCGCTACGAGGTGTTTCCGCTGGAGCGAAATGAGAATTGGATCCGCTTGGCGGTCAGCAACCCGTTTTCGTTCGGAGCTTTCGACACGATCGCCACCGCGCTGTCGCTGGAAGTCCGCCCGGTGGTCGCGACGCCGGAAACCGTCCGCCAACTGATCAAACAAAACCTGGGCGTTGGCGCTGAAACGATCGACGGCCTGATCGCGATGCAGCGACAGCAGAGCGGCGATGTCCAGATGCTCGAAGAGTTGCAACTCGATGGGTCCGAGGACGCAGAAGCAGCCGCGCAGGCTTCGGTCGTCCGGTTGGTCAACGAAATCCTCAGTGAAGCCGTTGAGACGCGTGCCAGTGACATTCACATCGAGGCCCAAGAGAATCGACTGAAACTGCGATACCGGATCGACGGTGTGCTGCAACGGCAGAGCGTGCCGCAAGAGATGAACCAATTTCAGGCGGCGATCGTCAGTCGCTTGAAGATCATGTCCAAGATGAACATCGCGGAAAAACGAGTTCCGCAAGACGGACGCATCAAACTGCGTGTGGCCGGACGCGAAGTCGATTTGCGGGTCTCGATCATTCCGATGTTGCACGGCGAAGGCGTCGTGATGCGGGTGCTCGACAAATCGAACCTCAGTTTGTCGCTGCGTGACATCGGAATGCCCGAAGACACGTATCAGAAATATCAAAAGCTGATTCGGATGCCGCACGGGATCGTGTTGGTCACCGGACCCACGGGCAGCGGGAAAACAACCACGCTGTACAGTTCGCTCAATGAGATCAAATCCGAAGACACCAAGATCATCACGACGGAAGACCCGATCGAGTATCAACTCGAAGGGATCAATCAGATCCAAGTTCAACAAAAGGTTGGATTGACGTTTGCAGCCTGCTTGCGGGCGATTCTGCGGCATGACCCGGACGTGGTGCTGATTGGCGAAATTCGTGACCTGGAAACGGCGGAGAACGCCACGCAGGCCTCGCTGACCGGGCACATGGTGTTCAGCACCTTGCACACCAACGACGCCGCTGGATCGTTCATGCGATTGTGCGACATGGGCGTGGAACCGTTCCTGGTCGCCAGCACGGTTGAGGGCGTCATGGCCCAACGGTTGGTCCGGCGTCTGTGTTCCAGTTGTCGCCAAGAGTACACGCCCAACGTGGCGGAACTGCCGGACGATTTCCCATTGGAGAAATTGAACGGTCCGCTGTACCAGCCACAGGGATGTGAGCAGTGCCGTGGCACAGGCTACAAAGGCCGGATGGGGATCTATGAATTGCTGGTCACGAACGAAAAAATTCGTGACTTGGCGACCCAGCGTGCAGCCTCCAATTTGATCAAGAAGGCCGCCATCGAAGCCGGCATGCAAACGCTGCGTAGCGATGGCTGGGAAAAAGTCTGCAGTGGATTGACGACCGTGGACGAAGTGCTTCGCGTCACCAAGGCGGACTGA